One genomic segment of Chitinophaga sancti includes these proteins:
- a CDS encoding TonB-dependent receptor has product MSIYNRIVAVGCLCMFISSARSQVRDSAYVRDSLIREDVKANIPIISIDETDSDNGNAAGQNISSILYAGRDPYFSNVANFNAARFKVRGYNADYFETYINGIPVKNITNGFTPWSLWGGLNDVMRNRQSANGLRPVDFGLGDIGGVNNIDTRAFRQRQQLSVSYAATRGNYNHRLMASWSSGMSKKGWAFSLAASGRYSKDGYVEGTFYEGASYFFAADKKINAKHMLSFVTFGSPTADGGQSAATKEMYDLAGSHYYNSSWGWQDGKKRSANYTTTYQPYAILSHEWKIDDKSRLNTAVAFSYGERARTGLDWYNAPDPRPDYYRNLPSYQESTAAAEYIANKYRTDESYRQINWTKMYNINRINEETVENANGITGNSVTGNRSLYILQDRVVQTRKFNFNTIYNKNLNKHADLTAGIYFNHQRDRNYQRVHDLLGGDFYVNVNKFAQQTNTSTEDVEQFDLDNPNRILKRKDKYGYDYSMNVNDAKVFLQGMFHYDHVDFFVSGAYDHTSMFREGYIRNGLYPTNSKGKSETFNFNNYAFKAGATYKIDGRNYVFLNASASTRSPYVENIFISPRNHNGTQSDVKAEKVYSAEAGYVMNAEKVKVRLNAYYSLFQDGMDIMSYYDDSYASFVNYALSNIDKVNYGMEFGIEVPVYEGLKATAAANIGRYFYDSRQHAVVTSDNSSDVITSETVYTKNYHVGQTPQEAYTVGLNYQGKKNWFVNVNANYFNQMWLEINPVRRTERATEDVQHNSSQWHSILDQEQLPSQVTMDLFGGKTWYTHVGGRSASIVFTLGVNNLLNNRNLISGGYEQLRFNYTDKDASTFPPKFYYAYGTNFFASLAFRL; this is encoded by the coding sequence ATGTCTATTTACAACAGAATAGTTGCGGTGGGATGCCTTTGTATGTTCATTTCCAGTGCAAGGTCACAGGTTCGTGATTCAGCCTATGTACGGGATTCTCTGATCAGAGAGGATGTAAAGGCCAACATTCCCATCATTTCTATTGATGAAACAGACTCTGACAATGGCAATGCCGCCGGTCAGAACATCTCCTCCATTCTATATGCAGGAAGGGATCCGTATTTTTCAAACGTGGCAAATTTCAATGCTGCAAGGTTCAAAGTAAGAGGTTATAATGCCGATTATTTTGAAACATATATCAATGGCATTCCTGTAAAAAACATTACTAATGGCTTCACACCATGGAGTTTATGGGGTGGTCTGAACGATGTAATGCGAAACAGGCAAAGTGCCAATGGTCTGCGCCCGGTTGATTTCGGTTTAGGCGATATCGGAGGTGTGAACAACATTGACACACGTGCTTTCCGTCAGCGTCAGCAACTGAGTGTCAGCTATGCAGCAACCCGTGGTAACTACAATCACCGTCTTATGGCCAGCTGGAGTTCAGGTATGAGCAAGAAAGGGTGGGCTTTTTCTCTCGCAGCTTCCGGTCGTTATTCCAAAGATGGTTATGTAGAGGGTACATTTTACGAAGGTGCATCTTATTTCTTCGCAGCAGACAAAAAGATCAATGCAAAGCACATGCTGTCTTTCGTGACCTTCGGTTCGCCAACTGCTGATGGTGGTCAGTCCGCCGCTACGAAAGAGATGTACGACCTCGCAGGTTCACATTATTACAACTCTTCATGGGGATGGCAGGATGGCAAAAAGCGTAGTGCAAATTATACCACTACCTATCAGCCATATGCCATCCTGAGTCATGAATGGAAGATCGACGACAAGAGCCGTCTGAATACTGCCGTTGCTTTCTCTTATGGTGAGCGTGCACGTACAGGACTTGACTGGTACAATGCACCAGATCCAAGACCTGACTACTACCGCAACCTGCCAAGCTACCAGGAAAGCACCGCTGCTGCTGAGTACATTGCCAATAAATATCGTACGGATGAATCTTATCGCCAGATCAACTGGACAAAGATGTACAACATCAACCGTATCAATGAAGAGACTGTTGAAAATGCAAACGGTATCACCGGCAACAGTGTAACGGGCAACCGTTCCCTGTACATCCTGCAGGACAGAGTTGTACAGACCAGGAAATTTAACTTCAATACTATTTACAATAAGAACCTGAACAAACATGCCGACCTCACCGCTGGTATCTACTTCAACCACCAGCGTGACCGCAACTACCAGCGTGTACACGATCTGCTGGGGGGCGACTTCTATGTGAATGTGAATAAGTTCGCACAACAGACCAATACCAGCACGGAAGATGTTGAACAGTTTGACCTGGATAATCCTAACCGCATCCTGAAAAGAAAGGATAAATATGGTTACGACTATTCTATGAACGTAAACGATGCGAAAGTGTTCTTACAGGGTATGTTCCACTACGACCATGTAGACTTCTTTGTATCCGGCGCATATGACCATACATCTATGTTCCGCGAAGGATATATCAGGAATGGTTTGTATCCAACTAACTCAAAAGGTAAATCTGAAACCTTCAACTTCAATAACTACGCTTTCAAAGCAGGTGCTACCTACAAGATCGATGGCCGTAACTATGTATTCCTGAATGCATCAGCGTCCACCCGCTCTCCTTATGTAGAGAACATCTTCATCTCTCCACGTAACCACAATGGTACACAGAGCGATGTGAAAGCAGAGAAGGTATATAGCGCAGAAGCTGGTTACGTCATGAATGCGGAGAAAGTAAAAGTTCGCCTGAATGCCTACTACTCCCTGTTCCAGGATGGTATGGACATCATGAGCTATTACGATGATAGCTATGCCAGCTTTGTAAACTATGCATTGTCTAATATAGACAAGGTAAACTATGGTATGGAGTTCGGTATCGAAGTACCTGTCTACGAAGGGCTGAAGGCGACTGCAGCTGCGAACATCGGTCGTTATTTCTACGACTCCCGTCAGCATGCGGTAGTAACATCTGATAACAGCTCTGATGTGATCACATCAGAAACAGTATACACCAAGAACTATCATGTAGGTCAGACACCTCAGGAAGCCTACACCGTAGGGCTGAACTACCAGGGTAAGAAAAACTGGTTTGTAAATGTGAATGCGAACTACTTCAACCAGATGTGGCTGGAGATTAACCCGGTAAGACGTACGGAGAGAGCGACAGAAGATGTTCAGCACAACTCTTCACAGTGGCATTCCATCCTGGATCAGGAGCAACTGCCATCGCAGGTAACCATGGATCTTTTTGGTGGAAAGACCTGGTATACACATGTAGGTGGGCGTTCTGCATCAATTGTATTTACACTGGGTGTGAACAATCTGCTGAACAACAGGAACCTGATCAGCGGTGGTTATGAGCAGTTGCGTTTTAACTATACAGATAAAGACGCGAGCACTTTTCCTCCGAAATTCTATTATGCATACGGCACGAATTTCTTTGCCAGCCTTGCATTCAGACTTTAA
- a CDS encoding SDR family oxidoreductase, which translates to MKPVNIENRNKYALITGATSGIGFELAKCFANDGYNLILIARNEERLKEVTDELMKSYTVEVTPIARNLFAPEAAEEIYEQTKKMGITVDVLVNDAGQGEWGPFVDTSLERDIDIIHLNIIGLVSLTKVFLRDMVRRNEGKILQVGSEAGTTPMPLLAVYAATKAFVLSFSAALADELRDTNITITALLPGATDTDFFHKAGQEDTVTYRETNLASPEMVAQDGFKALMKGERKIISGNKTKLHVWMNDLLGSKISAANARKANEPSHNTAGEKLPQHEASLNEREYITQHNGERDGDLITGRKYKDRPNPNEPVLTKENLPDATNESTGVIGSGQRQDSN; encoded by the coding sequence ATGAAACCTGTTAATATAGAGAATAGAAACAAGTATGCGCTTATAACAGGCGCTACCAGTGGAATTGGTTTTGAATTGGCGAAATGCTTTGCAAATGATGGTTACAACCTGATCCTGATAGCACGAAATGAAGAACGATTGAAAGAGGTGACAGATGAGTTGATGAAAAGTTACACGGTAGAAGTCACTCCTATAGCCAGGAATTTATTTGCACCGGAAGCTGCTGAAGAGATCTACGAACAAACAAAGAAAATGGGTATTACTGTAGATGTATTGGTCAATGATGCGGGGCAAGGTGAATGGGGACCATTCGTAGATACCAGCCTGGAGCGTGACATTGATATCATTCATCTGAATATCATCGGTCTGGTGTCACTCACCAAGGTATTTCTGCGTGACATGGTGCGTCGCAACGAAGGGAAGATCCTGCAGGTAGGGTCAGAGGCGGGTACTACGCCAATGCCATTGCTGGCAGTATATGCTGCTACCAAAGCATTCGTCCTGTCATTCAGTGCTGCCCTGGCAGATGAGCTGCGTGATACAAATATTACTATCACAGCTTTATTACCTGGAGCTACAGATACAGACTTTTTCCACAAAGCAGGGCAGGAGGATACTGTCACTTATAGAGAAACGAACCTGGCTTCTCCTGAGATGGTGGCACAGGATGGATTTAAAGCCCTGATGAAAGGTGAGCGGAAAATTATTTCCGGTAATAAAACTAAATTACATGTGTGGATGAATGATCTGCTTGGCTCAAAGATTTCTGCAGCTAATGCACGTAAAGCCAATGAGCCAAGTCATAATACTGCAGGAGAGAAACTGCCGCAGCATGAGGCTTCGTTGAATGAGCGGGAGTATATCACCCAGCATAATGGGGAGAGAGATGGTGATCTGATCACAGGGCGTAAATACAAAGACAGGCCCAATCCAAATGAGCCTGTGTTGACAAAAGAGAATTTACCTGATGCGACAAATGAGTCTACAGGAGTAATAGGTTCTGGCCAAAGACAAGATTCAAACTAA
- a CDS encoding DUF5689 domain-containing protein has translation MRNLLHSYRTLLGMLLLLSLTFGACKRQYDEPPYATDPDIQATTTIAELQAMYTGTPVEITDSLIIVGVVTGNDQEDNLYKKITLQDATAGIEIEIDQSSLYASYPVGRKLFINLKGLTLGTYNGLLELGLGVNSSNQPQRISSSVIDDFITVGSTGNVVEPVEVTISELSSTYQSMLVSIKDVEFADSYLSSTYADSVNSTTANVTLQDCSANTLSVRTSGYASFANKTVAQGKGTITGIYSFYNSDKQFYIRTLDDVADMTGVRCDGTTASDSVEQISIDSLRNLYSSADITVPRGRYITGYVISNSAKGNVNTQNLYLQEGNDMSGILVRFTAAHSFTQGQKLKIAIGGQTLTSYYGQLELNNIPLDSATATGDTMSITPKVLTITELEAQAAALSGTLVTIKTVTLSNTAGSTYSGTVVVTDATGTVNSFVRTGASFASSTFPTAASSYTGVLNINSSSYEVNIRDTTDVIRSTSSSSGGSDSGSGGSDGGSDSGSGSGGTSTVVYTENFSKGGKTGYADAATTQDVGSWQFSQSLIAVTGTSTVKDVFTSGNTNTARLRGTNSSTDDGYIMMNFDLTGVQTIAIDHAGASYDTGDGVTYGFTLFASYDAGATWTQVGSAISSTVSVMNTETFTIGAAAGTAVRFKILNTSSNGSSARVRMNIGRVVFTTLE, from the coding sequence ATGAGAAATTTATTGCATTCTTACCGTACCTTATTGGGGATGCTGCTTTTATTATCCCTTACTTTTGGAGCTTGTAAGCGCCAGTACGATGAACCTCCTTATGCAACTGACCCAGACATTCAGGCGACTACTACCATTGCAGAATTGCAGGCAATGTATACCGGTACGCCGGTAGAAATTACCGACAGCCTGATTATAGTAGGTGTGGTGACAGGTAACGACCAGGAAGATAACCTGTATAAAAAGATCACCCTGCAGGATGCAACCGCAGGTATCGAAATCGAAATCGATCAATCTTCTTTGTATGCTTCCTATCCTGTAGGCCGTAAACTCTTTATCAACCTGAAAGGTCTGACACTGGGTACTTACAATGGTTTGCTGGAACTGGGGCTGGGTGTAAACAGCAGCAACCAGCCACAGCGTATTTCCAGCTCTGTGATCGATGATTTCATCACCGTGGGTAGCACTGGCAACGTGGTGGAGCCGGTAGAAGTGACCATCAGCGAACTGTCTTCCACTTACCAGAGCATGCTCGTAAGCATCAAGGATGTGGAGTTTGCAGACAGCTACCTGAGTTCAACATATGCTGACAGCGTAAATTCAACAACTGCAAACGTAACCCTGCAGGATTGCTCTGCCAATACGCTCTCTGTTCGTACCAGCGGTTATGCCAGCTTTGCAAATAAAACGGTGGCACAGGGTAAAGGTACCATCACAGGTATCTACTCTTTCTATAACTCTGACAAACAGTTCTACATCCGTACACTGGATGACGTAGCTGATATGACAGGTGTTCGTTGCGATGGTACAACTGCCAGCGACAGTGTAGAACAGATCAGCATCGATAGTCTGCGTAACCTGTATAGCAGTGCAGACATCACAGTACCAAGAGGTCGTTATATCACTGGTTATGTGATTTCCAATAGTGCAAAGGGTAACGTGAATACACAGAACCTGTACCTCCAGGAAGGTAACGATATGTCAGGTATCCTTGTACGTTTCACAGCAGCACATAGCTTTACACAGGGACAGAAACTGAAGATTGCAATAGGCGGTCAGACATTGACCAGCTATTATGGTCAGCTGGAACTGAACAACATTCCTTTGGATAGTGCTACAGCAACCGGCGATACCATGAGCATCACGCCAAAGGTATTGACCATTACAGAACTCGAGGCGCAGGCAGCGGCGCTCTCCGGTACTTTGGTGACCATTAAAACAGTTACCCTGAGCAATACAGCAGGCAGTACTTATTCAGGTACAGTAGTCGTGACAGATGCAACAGGTACAGTGAATTCCTTTGTTCGTACAGGTGCTTCTTTCGCATCATCCACCTTCCCTACAGCAGCATCTTCTTACACAGGTGTATTGAACATCAATAGCTCCAGTTATGAAGTAAATATCCGTGATACTACAGACGTGATCAGATCTACTTCATCCTCCTCAGGTGGTAGTGATTCAGGTAGCGGTGGCAGCGACGGTGGTAGTGATTCAGGTAGCGGCAGTGGTGGTACCAGCACAGTAGTATATACTGAAAACTTCAGCAAAGGTGGTAAAACAGGGTATGCAGATGCAGCAACCACACAGGACGTAGGCTCATGGCAGTTTAGCCAGTCATTGATAGCGGTAACCGGTACTTCTACAGTGAAGGACGTATTCACCAGCGGTAATACAAATACAGCCCGTCTGAGAGGTACTAACAGTAGCACAGACGATGGTTATATCATGATGAACTTTGACCTGACCGGTGTGCAGACAATAGCCATCGATCACGCAGGTGCAAGCTATGATACCGGTGATGGTGTGACCTATGGTTTCACGCTGTTCGCTTCTTATGATGCAGGTGCAACCTGGACCCAGGTAGGTAGTGCAATCAGCAGCACAGTGTCAGTAATGAATACAGAGACCTTTACAATTGGTGCAGCAGCGGGTACTGCGGTGAGATTCAAAATTCTGAATACTTCCAGCAATGGTTCCAGCGCACGTGTACGTATGAATATTGGTAGAGTGGTATTTACAACTTTAGAATAA
- a CDS encoding SulP family inorganic anion transporter, with protein MGLVTAVLGGRPGMVSGGAGATVVVLIALMQSHGIEYVFAAVMLAGLIQILVGVFRLGKFIKLVPQPVMYGFVNGLAIIIFTAQLQQFKLAGGEWLSGSPLYIMLGLVLLTIAIVFFFPKLTKAVPASLVAIIIIFLLVFVFGIHTKTVKDIAALSGGFPPFHIPAISWTFDTLKLIFPYSLVMAGVGLIESLLTLNVVDDITGTKGRNNKECIAQGSANILNGCFTGMGGCAMIAQTFVNLSAGSRARLSGIIAAITILMVILFGAPIIEKVPMAALVGVMMMVAIGTFEWISIRIINKMPRHDVIIGILVALITVWLHNLALAVLAGVVISALVFAWESAHKLQVKNYIDAKGIKHYEVNGPLFFGAISTFNASFDIDNDPEEVIIDFNDSRVTDMSAIQTLGKLTERYKQAGKKLHLRHLSDDCIAKLTNAEGVIDVNII; from the coding sequence ATGGGCCTGGTTACTGCCGTTTTGGGTGGGCGCCCCGGTATGGTATCGGGTGGTGCAGGAGCGACAGTCGTCGTATTGATTGCATTAATGCAATCCCATGGTATCGAATATGTATTTGCCGCTGTTATGCTGGCAGGACTTATACAAATCTTAGTCGGAGTATTTAGATTAGGGAAGTTTATTAAACTCGTACCTCAGCCGGTGATGTATGGATTTGTAAATGGATTAGCCATCATCATCTTCACAGCACAATTACAACAATTCAAATTAGCTGGTGGAGAATGGTTGTCAGGTTCTCCTTTATACATCATGCTTGGCTTGGTATTATTAACCATCGCGATTGTCTTCTTCTTTCCTAAATTGACGAAAGCAGTACCTGCATCACTTGTCGCCATCATCATCATATTCCTGCTCGTATTCGTTTTTGGGATACACACCAAAACCGTAAAAGATATCGCAGCGCTCAGCGGCGGTTTTCCTCCATTCCATATCCCAGCTATCTCCTGGACCTTTGATACATTAAAACTCATCTTCCCGTACTCCCTTGTAATGGCAGGTGTAGGCTTAATAGAATCGCTCCTTACATTAAATGTAGTAGATGATATTACCGGCACCAAAGGCCGGAATAATAAAGAATGCATTGCGCAGGGTTCTGCAAATATCTTAAATGGATGCTTCACCGGCATGGGTGGATGTGCTATGATCGCGCAAACCTTTGTGAACCTCTCCGCTGGTTCCAGAGCGCGGCTCTCCGGCATTATTGCAGCCATCACCATATTGATGGTGATCTTATTTGGTGCGCCCATCATTGAAAAAGTTCCCATGGCAGCGCTGGTTGGTGTAATGATGATGGTAGCTATCGGTACCTTTGAATGGATCAGTATCCGCATCATCAACAAAATGCCCCGTCACGATGTCATCATTGGTATTCTCGTGGCCCTTATCACTGTATGGTTGCACAACCTTGCCCTGGCTGTACTTGCAGGCGTGGTAATCTCAGCGCTTGTTTTTGCATGGGAAAGTGCGCATAAATTGCAGGTAAAAAACTATATCGATGCAAAAGGGATCAAACATTACGAAGTAAATGGCCCGCTGTTTTTCGGTGCCATCAGCACTTTCAATGCGAGCTTCGATATTGACAATGATCCGGAAGAAGTCATTATAGATTTCAATGATAGTCGCGTTACAGACATGAGTGCGATTCAGACATTAGGTAAATTAACTGAACGGTATAAACAAGCCGGCAAGAAACTCCATCTCCGCCATCTAAGCGATGACTGCATCGCAAAACTCACAAATGCAGAAGGCGTAATCGATGTAAACATTATATAA
- a CDS encoding flavin reductase family protein, which produces MKKDFPVEDVRRFLEPTPTVLVTSAYKGKQNIMTMGWYTVMEFVPSLIGCMISGSNYSFGLINKSGECVINIPTADIAKKVVAVGNCTGADTDKFAAIGFTAEAASIVKAPLIKECFASFECKIHDRKLINAYNFFIFEVVKAHVATRPRFPETIAYRGDSQFVLSGKNISIHSDK; this is translated from the coding sequence ATGAAAAAAGATTTTCCGGTAGAGGATGTAAGGAGATTCTTAGAACCCACACCTACAGTCCTCGTTACATCTGCTTACAAAGGCAAGCAAAATATTATGACAATGGGATGGTACACTGTAATGGAGTTTGTACCATCCCTGATTGGTTGTATGATCTCAGGGAGTAATTATAGTTTCGGCCTGATCAATAAAAGTGGAGAATGTGTGATCAACATCCCTACTGCTGATATCGCTAAGAAAGTAGTTGCAGTGGGGAACTGTACGGGTGCAGATACAGATAAGTTTGCAGCAATAGGCTTCACTGCCGAGGCAGCCAGCATCGTAAAAGCACCATTAATAAAAGAATGCTTTGCCAGCTTTGAATGTAAAATTCATGATCGTAAGCTCATCAATGCTTATAACTTTTTCATCTTTGAAGTGGTAAAGGCGCATGTAGCTACCCGGCCTAGATTTCCTGAAACTATCGCCTACAGGGGCGATAGCCAGTTTGTACTTTCAGGTAAGAATATCAGCATTCATTCAGACAAGTAA
- a CDS encoding DNA/RNA non-specific endonuclease, translating to MQAKKLLLPAAFLLLILAACEKQGDVAVKPAASTPDTIRYSGGGSSADTCGTYTANTSDDSHILLGNPSSAQPCIEFPANYLIDRDYWVGSYNSLRGGPNWVSWHLQASDVGSSGRTDDFRADTELPSTFYQVQSTSFTSSGFDRGHNCPSGDRTSSVAANEATFLMSNMIPQAPNNNQKAWATFEDYTRNTLAGSANECFIIMGSYGTGGTGSAGAATTIDGGNVTVPRKVWKVVVVIPVGDNDLSRITSSATVVAIDTPNDNTTVSTNWKEYITTVKAIEDSTGYSLLSNLPTDVQTALKAKVYVP from the coding sequence ATGCAAGCGAAAAAATTATTATTGCCAGCTGCGTTCTTATTATTGATCCTTGCTGCCTGTGAGAAACAGGGAGATGTGGCGGTAAAACCGGCTGCGAGTACACCAGACACAATTCGCTATTCAGGTGGAGGGTCTTCTGCTGATACATGCGGGACTTATACTGCTAATACAAGTGACGATAGTCATATCTTATTAGGAAACCCCTCAAGTGCACAACCTTGTATAGAGTTTCCGGCCAACTATTTAATTGACAGGGATTATTGGGTTGGATCTTATAATAGTTTACGTGGCGGACCGAATTGGGTGAGCTGGCATTTGCAGGCGAGTGATGTGGGAAGTTCCGGAAGAACGGATGATTTCAGGGCGGATACAGAGTTGCCTTCAACATTTTACCAGGTGCAGAGTACGAGTTTCACCAGTTCAGGATTTGATAGGGGACATAACTGTCCTTCAGGAGATAGAACGAGTTCTGTTGCTGCGAATGAGGCTACTTTCCTGATGAGTAATATGATTCCGCAGGCGCCGAATAATAACCAGAAGGCGTGGGCTACGTTTGAGGATTATACAAGGAATACGCTGGCGGGGAGTGCGAATGAGTGTTTTATTATCATGGGTAGTTATGGTACAGGTGGTACTGGTTCTGCGGGTGCGGCAACTACGATTGATGGTGGAAATGTGACTGTGCCAAGGAAGGTTTGGAAGGTAGTAGTAGTGATTCCTGTGGGAGATAATGATCTGAGCCGTATCACCAGCAGTGCTACTGTTGTGGCGATTGATACACCGAATGATAATACGACGGTATCTACTAACTGGAAGGAATATATTACTACTGTGAAGGCGATTGAAGATTCTACGGGGTATAGTTTGTTGAGTAACTTACCGACGGATGTGCAAACGGCTTTAAAGGCTAAGGTATACGTGCCATAA
- a CDS encoding endonuclease/exonuclease/phosphatase: MPSRRAINQLIFLSLCPLLSLWAQKKEYKVINIGFYNLENFFDTIHQEHVNDYEFLPTGKKGYTSEVYQDKVKHMASVVTDMGKQFSPDGVAVLGVAEIENEGVLKDMINTGKLPYKIVHYDSPDKRGIDVALLYNPAYFTVISSKSLTVQLPDGYPTRDVLWVTGNLDGEVYHIFVNHWPSRRNGEAASAPGRAIAAGVGRHIIDSLFRIDPNTNVVLMGDLNDNPTNESMTSVLKAKGDAEKLKENELFNPWMAFFKKGIGTLAYQDSWALFDQIVMSQHLLNKDDGHYHFYKANIFKRDDMIQTSGRYQGYPKRTFDFDNYMGGFSDHFPTFITLIKAN; encoded by the coding sequence ATGCCATCGAGAAGAGCTATCAACCAGTTGATTTTCTTATCCTTGTGTCCTCTACTATCCCTATGGGCACAGAAAAAAGAATACAAGGTGATCAACATCGGGTTTTACAATCTTGAAAATTTTTTCGACACAATCCATCAGGAACATGTAAACGACTATGAATTTTTACCAACAGGAAAAAAGGGGTATACGAGTGAAGTATACCAGGACAAAGTAAAGCACATGGCCAGTGTTGTAACTGACATGGGCAAACAATTTTCACCGGATGGCGTGGCTGTTTTAGGTGTGGCAGAGATTGAAAATGAAGGAGTTTTGAAAGACATGATCAATACAGGCAAGCTACCTTACAAGATCGTACACTATGACTCTCCTGATAAACGCGGTATCGATGTGGCATTGTTATACAACCCTGCATATTTTACTGTTATAAGTAGCAAGTCACTCACAGTGCAACTTCCAGATGGCTATCCCACCCGTGATGTATTGTGGGTGACAGGGAACCTGGATGGTGAAGTGTATCACATTTTTGTGAATCACTGGCCATCACGTCGTAATGGAGAAGCTGCTTCTGCACCGGGACGTGCCATTGCAGCAGGTGTGGGCAGACATATTATAGATAGCCTGTTCCGGATAGATCCGAATACAAATGTGGTGTTGATGGGTGACCTGAATGACAATCCTACTAATGAAAGTATGACCAGTGTATTGAAAGCAAAAGGTGATGCGGAGAAATTGAAAGAGAATGAATTGTTTAATCCCTGGATGGCGTTTTTCAAAAAAGGGATTGGTACACTGGCATACCAGGATTCATGGGCATTATTTGATCAGATTGTGATGTCTCAGCATTTATTGAATAAGGATGATGGGCATTATCACTTTTACAAAGCGAATATTTTCAAGAGAGACGATATGATTCAGACTTCTGGCAGATATCAGGGGTATCCTAAGCGCACTTTTGATTTTGACAACTATATGGGGGGTTTTAGTGACCACTTTCCAACTTTCATTACTCTTATAAAAGCTAATTGA
- a CDS encoding serine hydrolase domain-containing protein, whose amino-acid sequence MKKILLFLLLPFAAQAQTNYPLKLDAYMRAQATISHFSGSVLVAQKGKVIYSSAFGEADKEWHVKNTVAGKYRIGSITKQFTAACILHLEEQGKLSLDDKLSKYIPDYPQGNQVTIHMLLNQTTGITDYTSLPETDLHADVLDVAPADFIKSFQSQPYLFTPGSQWAYSNSNYFLLGYIVEKVTGEPFANYLKKITDKAGLKNTGMDRPDTLLPYRTHGYWEDYNIPFYTMSGPYAAGGMYSTVGDLLAWDQALLGNKVLSEATTRKMTTAYMGHYGYGLMIDSLDTHPRIWHSGGIPGYRSVISWYKDGDFNVIVLSNNESNAQYVAGGLAGIMLNMPVVNPYVHKAAAINNAVIDNYVGTYFVGNKIELIRKEGKLYRKVNGVDDIELIPESEKKFYYSDGTDRQIEFVTDAAGKVVKANVIMGGLKLPLEKIGE is encoded by the coding sequence ATGAAAAAGATACTTTTATTCCTCCTGTTACCCTTTGCCGCCCAGGCGCAAACCAACTATCCATTAAAGCTGGACGCTTATATGCGTGCCCAGGCCACCATCTCCCATTTCAGTGGCAGCGTACTCGTAGCGCAGAAAGGTAAAGTCATTTACAGCAGTGCTTTTGGCGAAGCTGATAAGGAATGGCATGTGAAAAACACGGTAGCCGGTAAATACCGTATCGGCTCCATCACCAAGCAATTCACGGCGGCCTGTATCCTGCATTTGGAGGAACAGGGTAAACTGAGCCTGGATGACAAACTAAGCAAATACATTCCTGATTATCCACAGGGCAACCAGGTCACAATACACATGCTGCTGAACCAGACAACGGGTATTACAGATTATACCTCTCTGCCAGAAACCGATTTGCATGCTGATGTATTGGATGTAGCCCCTGCTGACTTTATTAAAAGTTTCCAGTCACAACCCTACTTATTCACACCCGGTTCTCAATGGGCATATAGCAATTCCAACTATTTCCTGTTGGGATATATAGTGGAAAAGGTAACGGGTGAGCCATTTGCGAATTACCTTAAAAAGATCACTGACAAAGCGGGTTTGAAAAATACCGGCATGGATCGTCCTGATACCCTCTTGCCTTACCGTACACATGGTTATTGGGAAGACTATAATATACCTTTTTATACCATGTCAGGTCCTTATGCTGCTGGTGGCATGTATTCAACCGTAGGGGATTTGCTGGCCTGGGATCAGGCATTGCTTGGCAATAAGGTATTGTCCGAAGCTACTACCAGGAAAATGACCACCGCTTATATGGGCCATTATGGTTATGGTCTGATGATCGACAGTTTGGATACCCATCCCAGGATCTGGCACAGTGGGGGCATTCCCGGATACCGGTCAGTGATCAGCTGGTATAAAGATGGCGATTTCAATGTGATCGTATTATCCAACAATGAATCCAATGCACAATATGTAGCCGGTGGATTGGCAGGTATCATGCTGAATATGCCAGTTGTGAATCCTTATGTTCACAAGGCGGCGGCTATCAATAATGCGGTGATAGATAATTATGTGGGGACTTATTTTGTTGGAAATAAAATAGAGCTGATCAGGAAAGAAGGTAAATTATACCGTAAGGTAAATGGGGTGGATGATATAGAGCTGATACCTGAATCAGAGAAGAAATTTTATTACAGTGATGGTACGGACAGGCAGATAGAGTTTGTGACAGATGCAGCAGGAAAGGTGGTGAAAGCGAATGTGATTATGGGTGGGTTGAAATTACCATTAGAAAAGATAGGAGAGTAG